The Sesamum indicum cultivar Zhongzhi No. 13 linkage group LG6, S_indicum_v1.0, whole genome shotgun sequence genomic interval AACTTTATTGTGACTCACAAGACTGTCCTGCCGAACTGCTTCATCCACCTGAAGATTGCAATGTGAATTCTTCTCTGTCCTTTACCCTACAGGTgctgttaaaaaattaagaagaatTCCAAGCCTTTTGTCTTTTGCTATTGTTATATGCAGTTACATCTGTTGGCTTAGATTCTTTAAAtacttcttttattataatgcAGATCTGTCGAGTTGAGGATATCCTAGTTGAAGGTTTTGTTGAAGGTTCTGTTGTTCATTTCCATAGAGCCAGAACTATTGCTGTCCAACCTTCTGGAATTATAAGCACAACTGGGATGGGTAAGATTCGGCTCTCCACAAAGAAGCATCATGTGATGCCCTTCTCTCTCTGTAAATTGTCAGCATGCTAAGAACTCTGTCAAGTGTCAACGACCATTTGTAGAAATCTGGGATGAACTGGAAAAGTTCTTATTCCTTTCCTCAGTTTGGAGTTATGATTGATGTTATTGGATTATATTTCCCTTATGTTTGACAATCTAGGATTTGCTTGTTGAGCAGGCTGCCATGGCGGTGTTGGTCAAGGAATAGTATTAAGTAATGGTCTTGGTAGTGGTGGTGGGCATGGAGGTAAAGGTGGTATGGCCTGTTATAATGACAGCTGCATTGATGGTGGTATATCATATGGAGATGCTAATTTGCCTTGCGAACTGGGTAGTGGAAGTGGAAATGATAGCTTGGCCATGTCTACTGCTGGTGGCGGTATTTTGGGTGAGCTAAAGTTTTTCAGCTCATTAATTATGGCTTTATTTcctatatttgtttttgtaatgcTGTATTTTCTAGGAGATCACACATATGTTGGCCTTGCTTACTTTCCAATCTTGAGTTTTAGGTTTCATCCAAAACTGTTTGTTCTagaattatttgacatgcCTTTTGATGATGTAATAGAAGTGCAGTTAATGAATGGCATCTATTATCATTGTGTATTCTTTGGAATGTTTAAGAGTAATATTACTGTAAGACTTTGCTTGGGCGATTGAACAGTGAGCAGCACTTTATGATTATGCTCTGAGGTTTGCATGCTACATTGCAATTGTGCTTCAGCCTTCACTGCTTTGCTTCTTGCCTCATGTCCCCTGTTATGGCATATTTTAGGGCAATTTGGTTACATATTGCATTCTGAAAGTGATAAGAAACCAAGAACGTAATGTTAGTTTTTGGGTGTTTGGTCATTCTTGGGATTAACATTTTCCATATTGTCTCGAAGTAGCTCTCCGATCATGGATATGGTTGATTTTGAGTGAAATCTATTTCTGAACCTATCTTCGTGTTTGTTTTAACATCTAATGATTTAGTAATACCATAATTTCAGAAGTTTACTGGATGCCTTTGATTTCATAATAACTAATATCAGGCCACCTTAACCCTTCTGTTCGATTGGATTTATTCCTTTCCCCTTCCCATGCAGTGATGGGTTCCTTGGAGCATCCATTGCTGAGTTTATATGTTGAAGGTTCTATTAGAGCAGATGGAGACAGCTTTCAAGGGAGCTTCCAAAAGAAGAATCTCTCCGCTGCTAATGCAAATTTTGGTCTTGGGGGCGGATCTGGTGGTACTATCTTGTTGTTTTTGCGTTCTCTGGCCCTCAGTGAGTCTGGCAATTTATCTAGTGTTGGAGGTCATGGTAGCCTGagtggtggtggaggtggtggtggtggaagGATTCATTTTCACTGGTCGGACATTCCCACTGGAGATGTATATTGGCCCTTAGCTATAGTTAACGGAAGCATTCTTACAGGGTTAGTACAGATACTTCCTGCTGCAGATTTTGAAGCATCATGCATGCCAATCTTGCTTTTATCATGTGGAGTTACTTTAGTTTTATTCccaaattatattactaccCTCCTTAGTCGTTACACCGGCATTAAGGTTTTTTCTTTCCATTCTTTGCACATTTAATTTCTCTTGCAATAATTGTTATTAGTAGAACTTCTACAGGGTTCATGCATTTCATatgcttatttaattttaggcaGGGATCATATGCATGTAACAATCATTaggaaaacaaataattttatttgtctgCGGCTTTTTGTTCTATTCAAACccattttatcttaatatttatgttatcTCTTGGTCTTCCCTTTTCCTATAATATTGACTTTAGTAGAAATTTTGGCGAATCTATGGACAATGCCATGAATCTTGAAACCATCGCTTGCGtgtgaacaaagaaaagaacaagattaaaataaataaaaaaaaaagtagaaccGCTCATAGTAGATTGgatgaatatttaaatagcAGTATATACCTGAGGTGTAACTTCAGGTTATGAATTTACCTGGCTGGCTATGCTTTGTAGAAAATTAAGTTTTGCTGGACATCTTTTGATTAAGTCAGTGAAACTCTTTCTGAGGAACAGATCCTATCCtctacttattttatttggcaGTTGAAAAGCTGctgttttcatttaatattagatttttggTCATCTGGCCACTAGGATTGGCTGATTAGTTTGACTCTACGCTTTGTATATGGTCTACATCCAAAGCATCCTATGCAGGAAGAAACTTAAAACAATATTGTCAGTCATGCAGCTGCGTCTCCGTACTGTGTTAATTTTGACcatttggtttaataaaatgtattgaTCTTTAGGGTCTCTTCACATGCATGACATGCTTTGAACATCCATCATCCCCATCTACTTGTTTTTTGTGGGTTTCAAATTTCCAGTAACATTGGATTGCCTGCCTTCATGATAGGGGTGGATTAGGTGCTGACCAGGGCCGCCCAGGCGAAAATGGAACAGTCAGTGGAAAAGCTTGCCCAAAGGGGCTTTATGGAATATTTTGCGAGGTAGtttataattcatttcttctcagTATTTTTCAAGTTTACCTTCACCTTCCCCAGTTCATTGTTTAGAAGTTTGAGTTGATGAATTCTTTTCCCAAGAGGgctttttgtaaaattaagtCTGAAAGTTTTTGATGGAAAACACTAATTACTGAGTACTTAAGCTCTGTGTACCTTTATACTATTCCACTAAATATGGTCTTTAAAGTTGGTGGTATCCAATAATTGCTTAGAGGGTGCTTTTGGGTGGCAAATAATTCATTTGGGAAATGGACTCCTATTCTTGGACATCCTAAAAGAGGTAATAGGTGCAAGGAGTTATAGCAGATGGGAATAATTGAACttgttcttttctctctcccgggggggggggttaCTGAAGCTATTCACTGCAGGGATGAGCATTGCGGTCACCTAGTAGTTCGAGTCAGAATAGCTCAATACACTATAATACTTGGCTGTAATATGATCGAGTTGCTAGATCATCGTTAATATTCCATGAATGAACTCTGGTGTCTTTTTCTATTCCAGATTAATCATATAAAGTGAATATGTTTTTCCTCTTTGTAAACTACAGCATAGTAGGTATGGAGGCATAACGTTTTCCTCTATATCACTCCAATCAATATCAGATTTCTGATTATGGCGTCTTTCTTAAAATTCCTGCAGGAATGTCCGGCTGGCACTTATAAGAATGTCACTGGGTCTGATAGATCCCTCTGTTTTTCCTGTCCAAGAGATGAGCTTCCCAACCGTGCTGTTTATGTACATGTCCGAGGTATCTGAATTGAGGGGATTATGTGGTGTCTATTGGGACTTTGcattataactatatattgGTGTCATCTTTCATGCCAGTTTCACTTTCTTAAGTTACATTGTAAAATTCATACCACATTCTTGATTGTGCTAGACAGTGTCCGCAAACTACAATATTTGTAGTGTCGATGTCGCAAGTTCCTGGTTCCTCTTATGTTGCCTTAAATCTAATTCAATGCATGTAAAcggtaacttatttttaaatgaggtTCCTGTTTGCTCTGGCAGGTGGTATTACTGAAACACCATGTCCTTACAAATGTCTTTCGGAGAGATATCACATGCCACATTGTTATACTGCTCTTGAGGAGTTGATATATACATTTGGAGGACCCTGGTTGTTTGGCCTCCTGCTTTTGGGCCTTCTGGTTTTGCTGGCTTTGGTCCTCAGTGTCGCCCGAATGAAGTTCATTGGGGTTGACGAGTTACCAGGCCCTGCTCCTACGCAGCAGGGTTCTCAAATAGATCACTCATTTCCTTTCCTGGAGTCTCTTAATGAGGTATTTAGTTCTGTAACATATACTGATTGTGGGATGGAGAATAAGATGATTTTGTACGTCCTAGGTACAATTGTGTGatcaagaatgaaaattgacaGAATGTTTACATATCAGGTTTTGGAAACTAACAGAGTGGAGGAGTCACAGAGTCATGTGCATAGGATGTACTTTATGGGTCCAAATACATTTAGTGAACCTTGGCATCTTCCTCATACTCCACCCGAACAAGTGAAAGAAATAGTGTAAGTGTTTCCTCCCTAATCCTTTTCCATCTGGACATTTTCTTATGCTGCAAATTGATAGAGATATGCAAGCTCCATCTGCTATCAGGATGTCTCATCTGATTTGATTTATTCCTCTttgttattttccttttccacTTAATCCAAATATGATTTATCCTAATTTAGTTGTTGGCCAACACTGCCTAATTGGGAAAGAAATCTAAATGCTATTTTCAAACGGCAGTTACGAGGGTGCATTTAATGCATTCGTGGATGAGATCAATGCGCTTGCCGCATATCACTGGTGGGAAGGGTCAGTACACAGCATTCTTTGCATTCTTGCTTATCCTTTCGCATGGTCATGGCAACAATGGCGCCGGAGAATGAAGTTGCAGAAAATACGAGAGTTTGTGCGATCTGAATACGACCATTCTTGCTTACGTTCTTGTCGTTCACGTGCTCTTTATGAAGGGCTGAAGGTTAATATTTCACGTATATTTTCTATGTTGTTAGAAATTGAATGGACCATAGATGCCTCCATGTTTTGAAATGGTGCAGATTTGTGTAACAAATGTCTTGGTCTGGTACTAAGTTGCCGGTCTTCCCAAAGAAACATTTTCTGATgatccaatggactttgggcataaaaaatacatggagTTTGAGTGGTTCCTTGTTGCTTATGATATGCTTAATAGCTGATTCTATTTCAACATGAATATAAGTTTGTTGAACCAAGCAAAATAATTATCGAATaggatttcttttctttttcatttcttaacTTATGCATTCACAACTTATTCATTTCATAGAGTTTGTCTTGGTATATGCCAATGAACCTGCATGCAATTGCAAAGAAAATATTCTATTTGATTCTTTTAACTCCCTTTggtcttcttttcttttggtggGGAGGGGGAGttctttttggttttgctCTTTTCTTCGTTGAGGTGGATGAATGTGGTGGCCATGAGTGAGTAGATGCCATTCTGGTGATTTATGTCCATTCTACTATCAACTTGATGTTTTCCGTCAAAttagtttgtttccttttattcTTTCTAAAACTATCACAATGTATTGGTAGTGagacttattattattatgtctCTGAGCTTCTCCATGTGCTGATCTCCTCTCAATCCCTGTTCCTTTAGCTGCTAACTGTAAACATGAGATTGTCATACTATATGACTAAATATTCTTGTAAATGTAGGTTGCTGCAACACCAGATTTAATGCTTGCTTATGTGGACTTTTTCCTTGGGGGTGATGAAAAGAGAAGTGATCTTCCTCCTCGTCTCCATCAAAGGTTTCCAATGTCTCTATTATTTGGAGGTGATGGAAGCTACATGGCTCCTTTCTCGCTTCATAACGACAATATCATCACCAGTCTCATGAGTCAGGTTTGTTGTTTAACCCCAGGAGCTGAAAACCATTTTCGCTTGAACCCAGAAAATTCTGGAAAATGCATTCTTTGTATCTGAATAAATCACAGAAGTGTACTTAGTCAATCTTTTCTTTCAGTCTGTGCCACCAACAACATGGTATCGCTTTGTAGCTGGTTTAAATGCACAGTTACGCTTGGTAAGAAGGGGTTGCCTTAGATCGAAGTTTCGCCCAGTGATTCAGTGGCTTGAAATGTTTGCAAATCCTGCATTAAGTGCCTACGGTGTGCATGTGGATCTTGCTTGGTTTCAAGCAACAACTGATGGCTATTGTCATTATGGACTCCTGATATATGCTGTCGAGGAAGAAATTGGCCACGTATCACCAACATGTCTTGATGGAGAAACTGGAATTCAACAGCGTTCAAGGTATGCATCTTTATTTACTTTGAGGCGGACGTGTGATTCTCTGGTCGacttgaatattttaatagtgtcgtgaaaaaataatttgaaacaaGACAGAGTTAAAATCtccattatttttagttaactACTGAAATACGATTTAACTTGTTCTTTTGCTAGTTCTGTGGGTGTATGGGTTTACAAGTCTCCAAAACTGATCAAAACTTGCGAACGCCAACTTTTCTGTACTCATGAGCGTCTAGTCAGTTATTTTAAAGGTTTTCTTTGTTAATCATCGCATTCATTGGTTGAGGAAGTGCAAATGTTTATTGTTATTAGCTGGGTGATAATTCATGCTCTGGGGGACATCTTCCTTAGTTGCTATATCTTATCTGTTCTCAATCTTAATGAaatgattttcatttataaaactCCTGGCTCCTCCTAGAGCAGTATGGTTGTAAGGAGtaagaaaacacaaaaataaactttgaaCTATTTTTCCATGCAAGCATGTTTCTTTGatacattgtttttttttatgaagcAGTGCCTTAGGTGTTTATCTGAAAGATGAGCCATCAAATAAGATTTACTTGGGTCAAACTCAGAGGAGCTTTGATGGTAACTCGAGGAGGAAGATTGATGGTGGGATTCTAGATATTAACAGCTTGAAGGTGCTTGAGGAGAAAAGAGATTTATTCTTCATCCTCTCTTTTCTAATTCACAACACCAAACCTGTGGGCCACCAGgtatctctctctttctcgcTCTCTATCCATCCATCTCTTTCTTTCCTTGTCGCGATCCCATAGTCTCCCCAATTCACAATTCAATCCATGCacttgtcaaaaaaaaaataactgaaaGTATGAAATTCCTTTTCTGATggatttttagttattttaggATTGTTTCCTGAAAATGACATATATGTTCTGCTGCAGGATCTTGTTGGTTTGGTGATCTCTATCCTGCTTCTAGGAGATTTTAGTCTAGTATTGCTCACATTGCTCCAGTTGTACTCATTCTCCCTAGTAGACGTCTTTCTTGTGTTGTTTATTATACCACTGGGGGTTTTGCTTCCCTTCCCTGCTGGAATCAATGCTTTATTCAGTCATGGACCGAGGCGGTCAGCAGGTCTTGCACGTGTATATGCTTTGTGGAACATCACATCCTTGATAAACATTGTAAGTAGCTCTATTGTATTTGACTTCCATTCGAATATGATACTAATCCCTATACCATTCTTCAGAAAGTTGCTAGGTT includes:
- the LOC105164705 gene encoding uncharacterized protein LOC105164705, translating into MFLVSKLLEVNGSVLADGGDGGVKGGGGSGGSIYIKAYKMIGIGNISACGGSGYAGGGGGRVSVDIFSRHDEPVIAVHGGSSLGCPENAGAAGTFYDAVPRSLTVSNNHKSTYTDTLLMDFPQPFLTNVYIRNQAKAAVPLLWSRVQVQGQISLLSGGVLSFGLAHYSMSEFELLAEELLMSDSVIRVFGALRMSVKMFLMWNSRMLIDGGGDENVETSSLEASNLIVLRESSLIHSNANLGVHGQGLLNLSGPGDCIEAQRLVLSLFYSINIGPGSVLRGPLRNSSDDAVTPKLYCDSQDCPAELLHPPEDCNVNSSLSFTLQICRVEDILVEGFVEGSVVHFHRARTIAVQPSGIISTTGMGCHGGVGQGIVLSNGLGSGGGHGGKGGMACYNDSCIDGGISYGDANLPCELGSGSGNDSLAMSTAGGGILVMGSLEHPLLSLYVEGSIRADGDSFQGSFQKKNLSAANANFGLGGGSGGTILLFLRSLALSESGNLSSVGGHGSLSGGGGGGGGRIHFHWSDIPTGDVYWPLAIVNGSILTGGGLGADQGRPGENGTVSGKACPKGLYGIFCEECPAGTYKNVTGSDRSLCFSCPRDELPNRAVYVHVRGGITETPCPYKCLSERYHMPHCYTALEELIYTFGGPWLFGLLLLGLLVLLALVLSVARMKFIGVDELPGPAPTQQGSQIDHSFPFLESLNEVLETNRVEESQSHVHRMYFMGPNTFSEPWHLPHTPPEQVKEIVYEGAFNAFVDEINALAAYHWWEGSVHSILCILAYPFAWSWQQWRRRMKLQKIREFVRSEYDHSCLRSCRSRALYEGLKVAATPDLMLAYVDFFLGGDEKRSDLPPRLHQRFPMSLLFGGDGSYMAPFSLHNDNIITSLMSQSVPPTTWYRFVAGLNAQLRLVRRGCLRSKFRPVIQWLEMFANPALSAYGVHVDLAWFQATTDGYCHYGLLIYAVEEEIGHVSPTCLDGETGIQQRSSALGVYLKDEPSNKIYLGQTQRSFDGNSRRKIDGGILDINSLKVLEEKRDLFFILSFLIHNTKPVGHQDLVGLVISILLLGDFSLVLLTLLQLYSFSLVDVFLVLFIIPLGVLLPFPAGINALFSHGPRRSAGLARVYALWNITSLINIGVAFICGYIHYRTQSSRKIPNFQPWNVDESEWWIFPFALVLCKCIQSKLVNWHVANLEIQDRSLYSNDFNLFWQS